The following coding sequences lie in one Oxyura jamaicensis isolate SHBP4307 breed ruddy duck unplaced genomic scaffold, BPBGC_Ojam_1.0 oxyUn_random_OJ61049, whole genome shotgun sequence genomic window:
- the LOC118158907 gene encoding vegetative cell wall protein gp1-like: MAAEAPPAPAAAPNAPKMAAEAKPAAPAAQPGPKMAAEVKPAPASAATAPKMAADTAPAAPQPPPKMAAEPKPAPPTSPKMAAEPKPAPTSPKMAAEPKPAPSSPKMAAEPKPAPKPPPPGPKMAAEAKPPPPSPGPKMAAEPPPSPGSASPLTSPAPR, encoded by the exons ATGGCCGCCGAGGCGCCACCGGCACCGGCAGCCGCGCCCAACGCACCCAAGATGGCCGCCGAGGCCAAGCCGGCGGCGCCCGCAGCGCAACCTGGCCCCAAGATGGCCGCCGAGGTGAAACCGGCGCCGGCGAGCGCCGCGACCGCGCCCAAGATGGCCGCCGACACCGCGCCGGCAGCGCCGCAGCCGCCGCCCAAGATGGCCGCCGAGCCCAAACCCGCGCCGCCGACGTCTCCCAAGATGGCCGCCGAGCCCAAGCCTGCGCCGACGTCTCCCAAGATGGCCGCCGAGCCCAAACCCGCGCCATCGTCTCCCAAGATGGCCGCCGAGCCCaagccggccccg AAGCCGCCGCCGCCAGGCCCCAAGATGGCCGCCGAGGCGAAGCCACCACCGCCGTCGCCAGGCCCCAAGATGGCCGCCGAGCCCCCGCCCTCGCCCGGCTCCGCCTCCCCGCTGACGTCACcggcccc